A portion of the Betta splendens chromosome 2, fBetSpl5.4, whole genome shotgun sequence genome contains these proteins:
- the LOC114846008 gene encoding growth/differentiation factor 8-like → MLHVLCLTAFFSAVFSMEMNQTSKLLAESGEQCSACDFREHSKQMRLHSIKSQILSILRLEHAPNISRDMIRQLLPKAPPLTQLLDQYDPRVEDEDDATTETIITMATKPNQITHDEFSTCCLFSLSSKIQPKNILSAQLWVHLRPADQVTTIFLQISRLKPGKEGNNTRVRVRSLKIDTDAGASSWQSIDIKSLLQAWLRQPETNYGIEINAYDSKGEDLAVTSVEPGEEGLQPFIEVKILDTPKRSRRDSGLNCDEESAETRCCRYPLTVDFEEFGWDWIIAPKRYRANYCSGECKFTHLQQYPHAHLVNKANPRGTAGPCCTPTKMSPINMLYFNRKEQIIYGKIPSMVVDHCGCS, encoded by the exons ATGCTGCACGTGCTTTGCTTGACCGCTTTCTTCTCTGCGGTGTTTTCCATGGAGATGAACCAGACCTCCAAGCTCCTGGCAGAAAGTGGAGAGCAGTGCTCGGCCTGCGACTTCCGGGAGCACAGCAAGCAGATGAGACTCCACAGCATCAAGTCCCAGATCCTCAGTATCCTGAGGCTGGAACATGCGCCCAACATCAGCCGGGACATGATCCGCCAGCTGCTCCCCAAGGCGCCTCCTCTGACGCAGCTCCTGGACCAGTACGACCCGCGggtggaggacgaggatgaTGCTACGACGGAGACCATCATCACCATGGCCACCAAAC CGAACCAGATCACCCACGACGAGTtctccacctgctgcctgttcagcctcagttCAAAGATCCAGCCCAAAAACATCCTCAGCGCTCAGCTGTGGGTCCACCTGCGACCGGCTGACCAGGTCACCACCATCTTCCTACAGATCTCTCGCCTCAAACCCGGAAAGGAAGGTAACAACACTCGGGTCAGAGTGCGCTCCCTTAAGATTGACACGGACGCCGGTGCCAGCTCCTGGCAGAGCATCGACATCAAGTCTCTCCTGCAGGCTTGGCTCCGTCAACCAGAGACTAACTATGGAATTGAAATCAATGCATATGACTCCAAAGGAGAAGACCTAGCTGTCACCTCAGTAGAACCTGGAGAGGAAGGATTG CAACCGTTTATTGAGGTGAAGATCCTCGACACTCCCAAGAGATCCCGCCGTGACTCCGGCCTTAACTGCGACGAGGAGTCGGCAGAAACGCGTTGCTGCCGCTATCCACTCACCGTCGACTTTGAGGAGTTCGGCTGGGACTGGATCATCGCGCCCAAACGTTACCGGGCTAACTACTGCTCAGGGGAGTGCAAGTTTACGCACCTGCAGCAGTACCCGCATGCACACTTGGTGAACAAGGCAAACCCACGGGGCACCGCTGGACCCTGCTGCACACCCACCAAGATGTCACCCATCAATATGCTCTACTTCAACCGCAAGGAGCAGATCATCTACGGAAAGATCCCGTCGATGGTGGTCGACCACTGTGGCTGCTCCTGA
- the stat1a gene encoding signal transducer and activator of transcription 1a isoform X3, which translates to MAQWCQLQSLDSKYLEQVDQLYDDSFPMDIRQYLSRWIESIDWDTVALQESLATVRFHDLLAQLDDQHSRFALENNFLLQHNIRKIKRNLQDRFQEDPVHMAMIISRNLKEEQKILVNAKSTEQEGEGAVSAMVVEKQKLDNKVKEMKDRVQMVDQNIKNVEDLQDEYDFKINTLKNRENEMNGMTPKELEKEKMQIGGMCLQLKSKRQEVVFQLAELLNATQALLTDLISEELPEWKQRQQIACIGGPPNACVDHLQNWFTAVAESLQQVRQHLKKLQVLEQMFTYDSDPITQKKVFLETRALELLKNLLSNSLVVERLPCMPTHPQRPLVLKTGVQFTVKLRFLVKLQEFNYQIKVKALFDKDVTEKKGFRKFNILGTNTKVMNMEESNGSLAAEFRHLQLKEQKVAGNRTNEGPLIVTEELHSLSFESELQVNQSGMDIKLEAMSLPVVVISNVCQLPSGWASILWYNMLTTEPKNLKFFLSPPPAKWSQLSEVLSWQFSSVTKRGLNQEQLNMLADKLLGAKAQRNPEGLIPWTKFCKQQSTNEKAFPFWLWIEGILDLIKRHLLPLWNDGSIMGFISKEREKALLSDKCPGTFLLRFSESSREGAITFTWIEHDVHGKPVFHSVEPYTKKELGAVSLPDIIRTYKVMAAENIPENPLRFLYPNIPKDKAFGKYYPKPSETPEPMELDSVDKTGYMKTELISVSEVHPSRLQDNMMPMSPDDYKALEQYVGPRDIDAVMKADFPDEN; encoded by the exons ATGGCGCAGTGGTGCCAGCTTCAGTCTCTGGACAGCAAGTACCTGGAGCAGGTGGACCAGCTGTACGATGACTCCTTCCCTATGGACATTCGACAGTACCTAAGCAGATGGATTGAGAGCATTGACTG GGACACCGTGGCATTGCAGGAGTCGCTGGCCACAGTTCGGTTTCACGACCTCCTGGCCCAGTTGGACGACCAACACAGCCGCTTCGCACTGGAGAACAACTTTCTACTGCAGCACAACATTCGCAAGATCAAGAGAAACTTACAG GATCGTTTCCAGGAGGATCCCGTCCACATGGCCATGATCATTTCCAGAAACCTTAAGGAGGAACAGAAGATCCTGGTTAATGCAAAGAGTACAGAG CAAGAAGGCGAGGGGGCTGTGTCAGCCATggtggtggaaaaacaaaagctggacaACAAAGTGAAGGAGATGAAAGATAGAGTGCAG ATGGTAGATCAGAACATTAAAAATGTAGAGGACCTGCAGGATGAGTATgatttcaaaatcaacacactGAAGAACAGAG AGAACGAAATGAACGGCATGACACcaaaggagctggagaaggagaagatgcAGATTGGGGGGATGTGCCTTCAGCTGAAATCCAAACGACAG GAAGTGGTGTTTCAACTTGCTGAGCTGCTGAATGCCACTCAAGCACTGCTAACAGACCTGATATCCGAGGAGCTGCCAGAGtggaagcagcggcagcagattGCCTGCATCGGTGGCCCACCCAATGCCTGCGTGGATCACCTGCAGAACTG GTTTACAGCAGTTGCAGAGAGTCTCCAGCAGGTCCGTCAGCacctgaagaagctgcaggtgtTGGAGCAGATGTTTACCTATGACAGCGACCCCATCACACAGAAGAAAGTATTCCTAGAGACACGAGCCCTGGAGCTCCTCAAGAACCTTCTCTCCAA cTCTCTGGTTGTGGAGAGGCTCCCCTGCAtgcccacacacccacagagaCCCCTGGTGCTGAAAACAGGTGTTCAGTTCACAGTAAAACTTCG GTTTCTGGTGAAGTTGCAGGAATTTAACTACCAAATAAAAGTCAAGGCTCTATTTGATAA ggatgttacagaaaaaaaagg GTTTCGGAAGTTTAACATTTTGGGAACAAACACCAAAGTCATGAACATGGAAGAGTCGAATGGGAGCTTAGCAGCAGAATTCAGGCATTTG CAACTGAAAGAGCAGAAAGTGGCAGGGAACAGAACAAATGAG GGTCCTCTGATTGTCACCGAGGAGCTTCACTCGCTCAGCTTTGAGTCTGAACTGCAGGTTAATCAGTCTGGAATGGACATAAAACTGGAG GCCATGTCTCTGCCTGTTGTGGTCATCTCTAATGTCTGTCAACTGCCCAGCGGCTGGGCCTCAATCCTCTGGTACAACATGTTGACCACTGAGCCTAAA AACCTGAAGTTCTTTCTCTCACCTCCACCAGCAAAGTGGTCCCAGCTGTCCGAGGTTCTGAGCTGGCAGTTCTCCTCGGTAACCAAGCGAGGCCTGAACCAGGAGCAGCTCAACATGCTGGCAGACAAACTGCTCG GAGCCAAAGCCCAGAGGAACCCTGAGGGGCTCATCCCATGGACCAAGTTCTGTAAA cagcagagcaccAATGAGAAAGCTTTCCCCTTCTGGTTGTGGATTGAAGGAATCCTGGATCTGATTAAAAGacacctgctccctctgtggAATGATGG TTCCATCATGGGTTTCATCAgtaaggagagggagaaggctCTGCTCAGCGACAAGTGTCCAGGGACTTTCCTGCTGAGGTTCagcgagagcagcagagagggagcaaTCACCTTCACCTGGATCGAACATGATGTGCATG GCAAGCCCGTTTTTCATTCAGTGGAACCCTACACAAAAAAGGAGCTGGGTGCTGTCTCTCTGCCCGACATCATCCGCACCTACAAGGTGATGGCCGCCGAAAACATACCAGAAAACCCACTCCGCTTCCTGTATCCCAACATCCCCAAAGATAAGGCCTTTGGGAAGTATTACCCCAAACCTTCAGAGA CCCCAGAACCGATGGAATTAGACAGTGTGGACAAGACTGGCTACATGAAGACAGAGCTAATATCAGTTTCAGAAGT ACATCCATCCAGACTACAAGATAACATGATGCCAATGTCTCCTGATGACTACAAAGCTTTGGAGCAGTATGTTGGTCCTAGAGACATCGACGCTGTG ATGAAGGCAGACTTTCCAGACGAGAACTAA
- the stat1a gene encoding signal transducer and activator of transcription 1a isoform X1 — protein MAQWCQLQSLDSKYLEQVDQLYDDSFPMDIRQYLSRWIESIDWDTVALQESLATVRFHDLLAQLDDQHSRFALENNFLLQHNIRKIKRNLQDRFQEDPVHMAMIISRNLKEEQKILVNAKSTEQEGEGAVSAMVVEKQKLDNKVKEMKDRVQMVDQNIKNVEDLQDEYDFKINTLKNRENEMNGMTPKELEKEKMQIGGMCLQLKSKRQEVVFQLAELLNATQALLTDLISEELPEWKQRQQIACIGGPPNACVDHLQNWFTAVAESLQQVRQHLKKLQVLEQMFTYDSDPITQKKVFLETRALELLKNLLSNSLVVERLPCMPTHPQRPLVLKTGVQFTVKLRFLVKLQEFNYQIKVKALFDKDVTEKKGFRKFNILGTNTKVMNMEESNGSLAAEFRHLQLKEQKVAGNRTNEGPLIVTEELHSLSFESELQVNQSGMDIKLEAMSLPVVVISNVCQLPSGWASILWYNMLTTEPKNLKFFLSPPPAKWSQLSEVLSWQFSSVTKRGLNQEQLNMLADKLLGAKAQRNPEGLIPWTKFCKQQSTNEKAFPFWLWIEGILDLIKRHLLPLWNDGSIMGFISKEREKALLSDKCPGTFLLRFSESSREGAITFTWIEHDVHGKPVFHSVEPYTKKELGAVSLPDIIRTYKVMAAENIPENPLRFLYPNIPKDKAFGKYYPKPSETPEPMELDSVDKTGYMKTELISVSEVHPSRLQDNMMPMSPDDYKALEQYVGPRDIDAVTNNLIGFGEFDVQMKADFPDEN, from the exons ATGGCGCAGTGGTGCCAGCTTCAGTCTCTGGACAGCAAGTACCTGGAGCAGGTGGACCAGCTGTACGATGACTCCTTCCCTATGGACATTCGACAGTACCTAAGCAGATGGATTGAGAGCATTGACTG GGACACCGTGGCATTGCAGGAGTCGCTGGCCACAGTTCGGTTTCACGACCTCCTGGCCCAGTTGGACGACCAACACAGCCGCTTCGCACTGGAGAACAACTTTCTACTGCAGCACAACATTCGCAAGATCAAGAGAAACTTACAG GATCGTTTCCAGGAGGATCCCGTCCACATGGCCATGATCATTTCCAGAAACCTTAAGGAGGAACAGAAGATCCTGGTTAATGCAAAGAGTACAGAG CAAGAAGGCGAGGGGGCTGTGTCAGCCATggtggtggaaaaacaaaagctggacaACAAAGTGAAGGAGATGAAAGATAGAGTGCAG ATGGTAGATCAGAACATTAAAAATGTAGAGGACCTGCAGGATGAGTATgatttcaaaatcaacacactGAAGAACAGAG AGAACGAAATGAACGGCATGACACcaaaggagctggagaaggagaagatgcAGATTGGGGGGATGTGCCTTCAGCTGAAATCCAAACGACAG GAAGTGGTGTTTCAACTTGCTGAGCTGCTGAATGCCACTCAAGCACTGCTAACAGACCTGATATCCGAGGAGCTGCCAGAGtggaagcagcggcagcagattGCCTGCATCGGTGGCCCACCCAATGCCTGCGTGGATCACCTGCAGAACTG GTTTACAGCAGTTGCAGAGAGTCTCCAGCAGGTCCGTCAGCacctgaagaagctgcaggtgtTGGAGCAGATGTTTACCTATGACAGCGACCCCATCACACAGAAGAAAGTATTCCTAGAGACACGAGCCCTGGAGCTCCTCAAGAACCTTCTCTCCAA cTCTCTGGTTGTGGAGAGGCTCCCCTGCAtgcccacacacccacagagaCCCCTGGTGCTGAAAACAGGTGTTCAGTTCACAGTAAAACTTCG GTTTCTGGTGAAGTTGCAGGAATTTAACTACCAAATAAAAGTCAAGGCTCTATTTGATAA ggatgttacagaaaaaaaagg GTTTCGGAAGTTTAACATTTTGGGAACAAACACCAAAGTCATGAACATGGAAGAGTCGAATGGGAGCTTAGCAGCAGAATTCAGGCATTTG CAACTGAAAGAGCAGAAAGTGGCAGGGAACAGAACAAATGAG GGTCCTCTGATTGTCACCGAGGAGCTTCACTCGCTCAGCTTTGAGTCTGAACTGCAGGTTAATCAGTCTGGAATGGACATAAAACTGGAG GCCATGTCTCTGCCTGTTGTGGTCATCTCTAATGTCTGTCAACTGCCCAGCGGCTGGGCCTCAATCCTCTGGTACAACATGTTGACCACTGAGCCTAAA AACCTGAAGTTCTTTCTCTCACCTCCACCAGCAAAGTGGTCCCAGCTGTCCGAGGTTCTGAGCTGGCAGTTCTCCTCGGTAACCAAGCGAGGCCTGAACCAGGAGCAGCTCAACATGCTGGCAGACAAACTGCTCG GAGCCAAAGCCCAGAGGAACCCTGAGGGGCTCATCCCATGGACCAAGTTCTGTAAA cagcagagcaccAATGAGAAAGCTTTCCCCTTCTGGTTGTGGATTGAAGGAATCCTGGATCTGATTAAAAGacacctgctccctctgtggAATGATGG TTCCATCATGGGTTTCATCAgtaaggagagggagaaggctCTGCTCAGCGACAAGTGTCCAGGGACTTTCCTGCTGAGGTTCagcgagagcagcagagagggagcaaTCACCTTCACCTGGATCGAACATGATGTGCATG GCAAGCCCGTTTTTCATTCAGTGGAACCCTACACAAAAAAGGAGCTGGGTGCTGTCTCTCTGCCCGACATCATCCGCACCTACAAGGTGATGGCCGCCGAAAACATACCAGAAAACCCACTCCGCTTCCTGTATCCCAACATCCCCAAAGATAAGGCCTTTGGGAAGTATTACCCCAAACCTTCAGAGA CCCCAGAACCGATGGAATTAGACAGTGTGGACAAGACTGGCTACATGAAGACAGAGCTAATATCAGTTTCAGAAGT ACATCCATCCAGACTACAAGATAACATGATGCCAATGTCTCCTGATGACTACAAAGCTTTGGAGCAGTATGTTGGTCCTAGAGACATCGACGCTGTG ACCAACAATCTGATTGGATTTGGAGAGTTTGATGTTCAG ATGAAGGCAGACTTTCCAGACGAGAACTAA
- the stat1a gene encoding signal transducer and activator of transcription 1a isoform X2: MAQWCQLQSLDSKYLEQVDQLYDDSFPMDIRQYLSRWIESIDWDTVALQESLATVRFHDLLAQLDDQHSRFALENNFLLQHNIRKIKRNLQDRFQEDPVHMAMIISRNLKEEQKILVNAKSTEQEGEGAVSAMVVEKQKLDNKVKEMKDRVQMVDQNIKNVEDLQDEYDFKINTLKNRENEMNGMTPKELEKEKMQIGGMCLQLKSKRQEVVFQLAELLNATQALLTDLISEELPEWKQRQQIACIGGPPNACVDHLQNWFTAVAESLQQVRQHLKKLQVLEQMFTYDSDPITQKKVFLETRALELLKNLLSNSLVVERLPCMPTHPQRPLVLKTGVQFTVKLRFLVKLQEFNYQIKVKALFDKDVTEKKGFRKFNILGTNTKVMNMEESNGSLAAEFRHLQLKEQKVAGNRTNEGPLIVTEELHSLSFESELQVNQSGMDIKLEAMSLPVVVISNVCQLPSGWASILWYNMLTTEPKNLKFFLSPPPAKWSQLSEVLSWQFSSVTKRGLNQEQLNMLADKLLGAKAQRNPEGLIPWTKFCKQSTNEKAFPFWLWIEGILDLIKRHLLPLWNDGSIMGFISKEREKALLSDKCPGTFLLRFSESSREGAITFTWIEHDVHGKPVFHSVEPYTKKELGAVSLPDIIRTYKVMAAENIPENPLRFLYPNIPKDKAFGKYYPKPSETPEPMELDSVDKTGYMKTELISVSEVHPSRLQDNMMPMSPDDYKALEQYVGPRDIDAVTNNLIGFGEFDVQMKADFPDEN, from the exons ATGGCGCAGTGGTGCCAGCTTCAGTCTCTGGACAGCAAGTACCTGGAGCAGGTGGACCAGCTGTACGATGACTCCTTCCCTATGGACATTCGACAGTACCTAAGCAGATGGATTGAGAGCATTGACTG GGACACCGTGGCATTGCAGGAGTCGCTGGCCACAGTTCGGTTTCACGACCTCCTGGCCCAGTTGGACGACCAACACAGCCGCTTCGCACTGGAGAACAACTTTCTACTGCAGCACAACATTCGCAAGATCAAGAGAAACTTACAG GATCGTTTCCAGGAGGATCCCGTCCACATGGCCATGATCATTTCCAGAAACCTTAAGGAGGAACAGAAGATCCTGGTTAATGCAAAGAGTACAGAG CAAGAAGGCGAGGGGGCTGTGTCAGCCATggtggtggaaaaacaaaagctggacaACAAAGTGAAGGAGATGAAAGATAGAGTGCAG ATGGTAGATCAGAACATTAAAAATGTAGAGGACCTGCAGGATGAGTATgatttcaaaatcaacacactGAAGAACAGAG AGAACGAAATGAACGGCATGACACcaaaggagctggagaaggagaagatgcAGATTGGGGGGATGTGCCTTCAGCTGAAATCCAAACGACAG GAAGTGGTGTTTCAACTTGCTGAGCTGCTGAATGCCACTCAAGCACTGCTAACAGACCTGATATCCGAGGAGCTGCCAGAGtggaagcagcggcagcagattGCCTGCATCGGTGGCCCACCCAATGCCTGCGTGGATCACCTGCAGAACTG GTTTACAGCAGTTGCAGAGAGTCTCCAGCAGGTCCGTCAGCacctgaagaagctgcaggtgtTGGAGCAGATGTTTACCTATGACAGCGACCCCATCACACAGAAGAAAGTATTCCTAGAGACACGAGCCCTGGAGCTCCTCAAGAACCTTCTCTCCAA cTCTCTGGTTGTGGAGAGGCTCCCCTGCAtgcccacacacccacagagaCCCCTGGTGCTGAAAACAGGTGTTCAGTTCACAGTAAAACTTCG GTTTCTGGTGAAGTTGCAGGAATTTAACTACCAAATAAAAGTCAAGGCTCTATTTGATAA ggatgttacagaaaaaaaagg GTTTCGGAAGTTTAACATTTTGGGAACAAACACCAAAGTCATGAACATGGAAGAGTCGAATGGGAGCTTAGCAGCAGAATTCAGGCATTTG CAACTGAAAGAGCAGAAAGTGGCAGGGAACAGAACAAATGAG GGTCCTCTGATTGTCACCGAGGAGCTTCACTCGCTCAGCTTTGAGTCTGAACTGCAGGTTAATCAGTCTGGAATGGACATAAAACTGGAG GCCATGTCTCTGCCTGTTGTGGTCATCTCTAATGTCTGTCAACTGCCCAGCGGCTGGGCCTCAATCCTCTGGTACAACATGTTGACCACTGAGCCTAAA AACCTGAAGTTCTTTCTCTCACCTCCACCAGCAAAGTGGTCCCAGCTGTCCGAGGTTCTGAGCTGGCAGTTCTCCTCGGTAACCAAGCGAGGCCTGAACCAGGAGCAGCTCAACATGCTGGCAGACAAACTGCTCG GAGCCAAAGCCCAGAGGAACCCTGAGGGGCTCATCCCATGGACCAAGTTCTGTAAA cagagcaccAATGAGAAAGCTTTCCCCTTCTGGTTGTGGATTGAAGGAATCCTGGATCTGATTAAAAGacacctgctccctctgtggAATGATGG TTCCATCATGGGTTTCATCAgtaaggagagggagaaggctCTGCTCAGCGACAAGTGTCCAGGGACTTTCCTGCTGAGGTTCagcgagagcagcagagagggagcaaTCACCTTCACCTGGATCGAACATGATGTGCATG GCAAGCCCGTTTTTCATTCAGTGGAACCCTACACAAAAAAGGAGCTGGGTGCTGTCTCTCTGCCCGACATCATCCGCACCTACAAGGTGATGGCCGCCGAAAACATACCAGAAAACCCACTCCGCTTCCTGTATCCCAACATCCCCAAAGATAAGGCCTTTGGGAAGTATTACCCCAAACCTTCAGAGA CCCCAGAACCGATGGAATTAGACAGTGTGGACAAGACTGGCTACATGAAGACAGAGCTAATATCAGTTTCAGAAGT ACATCCATCCAGACTACAAGATAACATGATGCCAATGTCTCCTGATGACTACAAAGCTTTGGAGCAGTATGTTGGTCCTAGAGACATCGACGCTGTG ACCAACAATCTGATTGGATTTGGAGAGTTTGATGTTCAG ATGAAGGCAGACTTTCCAGACGAGAACTAA
- the stat1a gene encoding signal transducer and activator of transcription 1a isoform X4, with protein sequence MAQWCQLQSLDSKYLEQVDQLYDDSFPMDIRQYLSRWIESIDWDTVALQESLATVRFHDLLAQLDDQHSRFALENNFLLQHNIRKIKRNLQDRFQEDPVHMAMIISRNLKEEQKILVNAKSTEQEGEGAVSAMVVEKQKLDNKVKEMKDRVQMVDQNIKNVEDLQDEYDFKINTLKNRENEMNGMTPKELEKEKMQIGGMCLQLKSKRQEVVFQLAELLNATQALLTDLISEELPEWKQRQQIACIGGPPNACVDHLQNWFTAVAESLQQVRQHLKKLQVLEQMFTYDSDPITQKKVFLETRALELLKNLLSNSLVVERLPCMPTHPQRPLVLKTGVQFTVKLRFLVKLQEFNYQIKVKALFDKDVTEKKGFRKFNILGTNTKVMNMEESNGSLAAEFRHLQLKEQKVAGNRTNEGPLIVTEELHSLSFESELQVNQSGMDIKLEAMSLPVVVISNVCQLPSGWASILWYNMLTTEPKNLKFFLSPPPAKWSQLSEVLSWQFSSVTKRGLNQEQLNMLADKLLGAKAQRNPEGLIPWTKFCKQSTNEKAFPFWLWIEGILDLIKRHLLPLWNDGSIMGFISKEREKALLSDKCPGTFLLRFSESSREGAITFTWIEHDVHGKPVFHSVEPYTKKELGAVSLPDIIRTYKVMAAENIPENPLRFLYPNIPKDKAFGKYYPKPSETPEPMELDSVDKTGYMKTELISVSEVHPSRLQDNMMPMSPDDYKALEQYVGPRDIDAVMKADFPDEN encoded by the exons ATGGCGCAGTGGTGCCAGCTTCAGTCTCTGGACAGCAAGTACCTGGAGCAGGTGGACCAGCTGTACGATGACTCCTTCCCTATGGACATTCGACAGTACCTAAGCAGATGGATTGAGAGCATTGACTG GGACACCGTGGCATTGCAGGAGTCGCTGGCCACAGTTCGGTTTCACGACCTCCTGGCCCAGTTGGACGACCAACACAGCCGCTTCGCACTGGAGAACAACTTTCTACTGCAGCACAACATTCGCAAGATCAAGAGAAACTTACAG GATCGTTTCCAGGAGGATCCCGTCCACATGGCCATGATCATTTCCAGAAACCTTAAGGAGGAACAGAAGATCCTGGTTAATGCAAAGAGTACAGAG CAAGAAGGCGAGGGGGCTGTGTCAGCCATggtggtggaaaaacaaaagctggacaACAAAGTGAAGGAGATGAAAGATAGAGTGCAG ATGGTAGATCAGAACATTAAAAATGTAGAGGACCTGCAGGATGAGTATgatttcaaaatcaacacactGAAGAACAGAG AGAACGAAATGAACGGCATGACACcaaaggagctggagaaggagaagatgcAGATTGGGGGGATGTGCCTTCAGCTGAAATCCAAACGACAG GAAGTGGTGTTTCAACTTGCTGAGCTGCTGAATGCCACTCAAGCACTGCTAACAGACCTGATATCCGAGGAGCTGCCAGAGtggaagcagcggcagcagattGCCTGCATCGGTGGCCCACCCAATGCCTGCGTGGATCACCTGCAGAACTG GTTTACAGCAGTTGCAGAGAGTCTCCAGCAGGTCCGTCAGCacctgaagaagctgcaggtgtTGGAGCAGATGTTTACCTATGACAGCGACCCCATCACACAGAAGAAAGTATTCCTAGAGACACGAGCCCTGGAGCTCCTCAAGAACCTTCTCTCCAA cTCTCTGGTTGTGGAGAGGCTCCCCTGCAtgcccacacacccacagagaCCCCTGGTGCTGAAAACAGGTGTTCAGTTCACAGTAAAACTTCG GTTTCTGGTGAAGTTGCAGGAATTTAACTACCAAATAAAAGTCAAGGCTCTATTTGATAA ggatgttacagaaaaaaaagg GTTTCGGAAGTTTAACATTTTGGGAACAAACACCAAAGTCATGAACATGGAAGAGTCGAATGGGAGCTTAGCAGCAGAATTCAGGCATTTG CAACTGAAAGAGCAGAAAGTGGCAGGGAACAGAACAAATGAG GGTCCTCTGATTGTCACCGAGGAGCTTCACTCGCTCAGCTTTGAGTCTGAACTGCAGGTTAATCAGTCTGGAATGGACATAAAACTGGAG GCCATGTCTCTGCCTGTTGTGGTCATCTCTAATGTCTGTCAACTGCCCAGCGGCTGGGCCTCAATCCTCTGGTACAACATGTTGACCACTGAGCCTAAA AACCTGAAGTTCTTTCTCTCACCTCCACCAGCAAAGTGGTCCCAGCTGTCCGAGGTTCTGAGCTGGCAGTTCTCCTCGGTAACCAAGCGAGGCCTGAACCAGGAGCAGCTCAACATGCTGGCAGACAAACTGCTCG GAGCCAAAGCCCAGAGGAACCCTGAGGGGCTCATCCCATGGACCAAGTTCTGTAAA cagagcaccAATGAGAAAGCTTTCCCCTTCTGGTTGTGGATTGAAGGAATCCTGGATCTGATTAAAAGacacctgctccctctgtggAATGATGG TTCCATCATGGGTTTCATCAgtaaggagagggagaaggctCTGCTCAGCGACAAGTGTCCAGGGACTTTCCTGCTGAGGTTCagcgagagcagcagagagggagcaaTCACCTTCACCTGGATCGAACATGATGTGCATG GCAAGCCCGTTTTTCATTCAGTGGAACCCTACACAAAAAAGGAGCTGGGTGCTGTCTCTCTGCCCGACATCATCCGCACCTACAAGGTGATGGCCGCCGAAAACATACCAGAAAACCCACTCCGCTTCCTGTATCCCAACATCCCCAAAGATAAGGCCTTTGGGAAGTATTACCCCAAACCTTCAGAGA CCCCAGAACCGATGGAATTAGACAGTGTGGACAAGACTGGCTACATGAAGACAGAGCTAATATCAGTTTCAGAAGT ACATCCATCCAGACTACAAGATAACATGATGCCAATGTCTCCTGATGACTACAAAGCTTTGGAGCAGTATGTTGGTCCTAGAGACATCGACGCTGTG ATGAAGGCAGACTTTCCAGACGAGAACTAA